One window of the Candidatus Liberimonas magnetica genome contains the following:
- the rpsJ gene encoding 30S ribosomal protein S10 translates to MSTEKILTTQRLRIKLRAYDHKMLDDSLAKIIETARRTGASITGPVLLPTDIRKYCVNRSVHADKKSREQFEMRIHKRLVDILEPSQKTVEELMKLDLPAGVDIEIKM, encoded by the coding sequence ATGTCCACAGAAAAAATTTTAACAACGCAAAGGTTAAGGATCAAATTACGTGCGTATGACCACAAAATGCTAGATGACTCTCTGGCAAAAATCATTGAAACTGCTAGACGTACAGGTGCTAGTATTACAGGCCCTGTGTTGCTGCCGACGGATATCAGGAAGTACTGCGTTAACCGATCTGTTCACGCTGATAAAAAATCCAGGGAACAGTTCGAGATGCGGATCCATAAGAGGTTAGTGGATATTCTGGAACCGTCTCAGAAAACAGTCGAAGAGTTAATGAAACTTGATCTGCCGGCCGGCGTTGACATTGAAATAAAAATGTAA
- the rplC gene encoding 50S ribosomal protein L3, translating to MLKSILGNKIGMTQIFDETGNMIPVTVINAGPCTVTGIRTNEKNGYTALQLGFGDIKEKALKNPVKGQFKKLEITPKKYLREFRVDDVSAYKIGQEIKADLFKAGDYVDISGVSKGKGFAGGVKRYHFKGGVQTHGQSDRQRAPGSIGSQGPQHVLKGMRMAGHMGNVVITTQKLKVVKVDNEKNLILINGAVPGVNGNMVVVNKTVKKVSTAIPDVQKKPQAKKKEVKKEAPKK from the coding sequence ATGTTAAAATCAATACTTGGAAATAAAATAGGGATGACACAAATATTCGATGAGACTGGCAATATGATTCCTGTAACCGTTATTAACGCAGGCCCGTGCACTGTAACCGGTATCAGGACCAATGAAAAAAACGGCTATACAGCTCTGCAGTTAGGGTTCGGGGATATAAAGGAAAAAGCGTTAAAAAATCCTGTTAAAGGGCAGTTTAAAAAACTTGAGATAACTCCAAAGAAATATTTGCGTGAATTCAGGGTTGATGACGTTTCTGCCTATAAGATCGGGCAGGAAATAAAGGCGGATCTTTTTAAAGCCGGTGATTATGTTGATATATCCGGGGTCAGCAAGGGTAAAGGTTTTGCCGGCGGGGTAAAAAGGTATCATTTTAAAGGCGGTGTGCAAACTCACGGACAATCTGACAGGCAGCGAGCTCCCGGTAGCATAGGTTCCCAAGGGCCGCAGCATGTCCTTAAAGGCATGAGAATGGCTGGGCATATGGGAAACGTGGTAATAACTACCCAGAAACTTAAAGTTGTAAAGGTTGATAATGAAAAAAACCTTATCCTTATAAATGGCGCTGTTCCTGGAGTAAACGGAAATATGGTTGTAGTTAATAAAACCGTTAAGAAAGTAAGCACAGCTATACCTGATGTTCAAAAGAAGCCGCAGGCAAAGAAAAAGGAAGTAAAGAAAGAAGCACCGAAAAAATAG
- a CDS encoding elongation factor Tu produces the protein PIAMETQLRFAIREGGHTVGSGVVTEIVE, from the coding sequence CGCCTATAGCTATGGAAACACAGCTCAGGTTTGCAATACGTGAGGGCGGACACACAGTAGGCTCAGGTGTAGTAACGGAGATAGTAGAATAA